Within the Microbacterium terricola genome, the region TCTGTGGACGATCAGTTGGACTTCGCCGTGATCCACACGGTGATGGCGATCAGCGAGCCGATGCCGAAGATCCAGATGAACAGGCCCTCGGAGACCGGACCGAGGCCGCCCAGGGCGAAGCCGCCGGGGGACTCGTTCTGCTGGAGGTAGAGCAGCGCGGAGATGATGTCGCGCTTGTCGTCCAGGCTGAGGGTCATGTCGTTGAACACGGGCATGTTCTGCGGGCCCGTCACCATCGCGGCGTACATGTGCTGCGCGCTGGTCTCGGTGAGTGCGGGCGCGTACTTGCCCTCGGTGAGGGCGCCGCCGGCCGCGGCCACGTTGTGGCACATGGCGCAGTTGATGCGGAACAGCTCCGCGCCCCTGTCGATCTCGCCCCCGCCGTCGATGGTGTCGGCGTGGGGGTAGGTCGGGCCCGGGGACGTGGACTGCACGTACGCCGCGATCGCCTCGATCTGGTCCTGCGTGAACTGCACCGGCTTCTGCGGCGCCTGCGGGCCCTGGGCCTGCAGCGGCATGCGGCCGGTCGAGACCTGGAACTCCACCGCGAGCTCGCCGACGCCGTACAGGGACGGTCCGTCGTCGGTGCCCTGCAGGTTCAGGCCGTGGCAGGTGGCGCAGTTCGCCTGGAACAGCTTCTTGCCGTCTTCGACGGTCAGCGCGGACGCCACCGAGGTGTCTTGGTTTGCCGCCATCGCCGCGGACGCACCGGCGTAGACGCCGCCGGTGATCAGCAGGCCGATGCCGATGAGGGCTGCCGCCGCCCAGGGGCTGCGGCGGCCGGATGAGCGGCGCTTGGACTCACGTGCCATTCGGGTTCAGCTCCGCTTCTTATCGCAGGAAGTAGATGACGAGGAACAGGGCGATCCAGACGACGTCGACGAAGTGCCA harbors:
- a CDS encoding c-type cytochrome, with translation MARESKRRSSGRRSPWAAAALIGIGLLITGGVYAGASAAMAANQDTSVASALTVEDGKKLFQANCATCHGLNLQGTDDGPSLYGVGELAVEFQVSTGRMPLQAQGPQAPQKPVQFTQDQIEAIAAYVQSTSPGPTYPHADTIDGGGEIDRGAELFRINCAMCHNVAAAGGALTEGKYAPALTETSAQHMYAAMVTGPQNMPVFNDMTLSLDDKRDIISALLYLQQNESPGGFALGGLGPVSEGLFIWIFGIGSLIAITVWITAKSN